The proteins below are encoded in one region of Paramisgurnus dabryanus chromosome 2, PD_genome_1.1, whole genome shotgun sequence:
- the shtn2 gene encoding shootin-1, whose protein sequence is MWNLGSDSKISDSEEDSASEDERDIQCEILEKERNVANEKLSVMEKASSQLLKELDMLEVQFEIERSCRETAEAFALKVTKDYKVLKRKSQAILPLIQEMPENLSVLNLDLKVVTDSEEDPVEESAEDPLLISQNQIRELQSSMDRLLGEKIQLCEQVEQLKKENEDLKEKLVLEVGEKEAILRKLSKQSRTVNKMKRVSQLVTEEFADISQKLEMEQGLRQHAEVFAHEILVKQKETQKQTVTLIQNAETEKQLQEALNQITDIGKVLEEIRLCFQTQVKQSQAATEELSTLSDLAAVKTKLAISEKERSKLEAQLKESQQSLTALQVEIIQLQDKLRKSEELPSLISDQSKEENEYPACPASPQPLPPLPPPPPPPPPPPLPPSSTVTDPLKALRNKKKIGDTTEPAKKIDDMKSRAVDEMMERIKKGIVLKPILKPPQAGVEDENAWKEQRSENRKSAVLELQGMLDSMKRSGPRRGESKKRFSRNVGEAELQMVLQRRRRAIADDKGTPSDSPKPKDSPAVNSSPWAGESKSAPVLRRLQQNREKRASRIKASESILWEDK, encoded by the exons ATGTGGAATCTTGGGTCAGATTCCAAAATTTCAG ATTCGGAGGAGGACAGTGCCTCAGAGGATGAAAGAGACATTCAG TGTGAGATTTTGGAGAAGGAGAGAAATGTGGCAAATGAAAAGCTGTCAGTGATGGAGAAGG CTTCTTCTCAACTGCTCAAGGAATTGGATATGTTGGAGGTGCAGTTTGAGATTGAACGTTCCTGCAGGGAGACTGCAGAAGCCTTTGCACTAAAG GTTACAAAGGATTACAAGGTATTAAAGAGAAAAAGCCAAGCCATTCTTCCACTGATTCAGGAGATGCCGGAAAACCTCTCTGTCCTGAACCTTGACCTTAAGGTTGTAACAGATTCTGAGGAGGACCCAGTTGAGGAGAGTGCTGAAGATCCACTACTAATAAGTCAAAATCAAATTAGAG AGTTGCAGTCATCAATGGACCGATTACTTGGGGAGAAAATTCAACTCTGTGAGCAGGTGGAACaacttaaaaaagaaaatgaagaTCTGAAGGAAAAG CTGGTGCTGGAGGTTGGGGAGAAGGAGGCGATTCTTAGGAAACTTAGCAAGCAAAGCAGAACTGTGAATAAAATGAAAAGAG TGTCCCAGCTTGTTACAGAAGAGTTTGCAGATATATCCCAAAAGCTTGAAATGGAGCAAGGACTCCGGCAACATGCTGAAGTTTTTGCACACGAG ATTCTTGTGAAACAGAAGGAAACCCAAAAACAGACCGTAACCCTCATACAAAATgcagagactgagaaacaactACAAGAAGCTCTGAATCAAATCACTGATATTGGCAAAGTACTGGAAGAGATACGACTCTGTTTCCAAACCCAG GTGAAACAATCCCAGGCAGCAACTGAGGAGCTCAGCACTTTATCAGATCTGGCAGCTGTAAAAACAAAGCTGGCGATCAGTGAGAAAGAAAGAAGCAAGTTGGAAGCACAGCTGAAAGAATCCCAGCAATCTTTAACTGCACTTCAAGTGGAAA TCATACAGCTCCAGGATAAACTGAGAAAGTCGGAGGAACTTCCTTCTCTTATATCTGACCAATCAAAAGAGGAAAATGAATATCCAGCTTGTCCGGCATCCCCACAGCCTCTTCCTCCACTTCCTCCACCACCACCCCCTCCTCCACCACCACCACTTCCTCCATCTTCAACAGTCACAGA CCCATTAAAGGCCTTGAGGAACAAAAAGAAGATTGGAGACACCACCGAACCTGCAA AAAAGATAGATGATATGAAGTCCAGAGCTGTGGATGAGATGATGGAAAGAATCAAGAAAGGAATTGTACTTAAACCTATTCTTAAACCACCACAG GCTGGAGTAGAGGATGAAAATGCATGGAAG GAACAAAGATCTGAGAACCGGAAATCAGCTGTATTAGAATTACAGGGGATGCTG GATTCCATGAAGAGGTCTGGACCTCGGAGAGGGGAATCTAAAAAACGCTTCAGCCGGAATGTTGGGGAGGCAGAGCTTCAGATGGTGCTCCAGAGAAGGAGACGGGCCATAGCGGATGACAAAGGGACTCCATCTGATTCACCAAAACCCAAAG ATTCACCTGCAGTGAACTCTTCACCCTGGGCGGGGGAGAGTAAAAGCGCCCCAGTCCTCAGGCGACTTCAGCAGAACCGCGAGAAGAGAGCCTCTCGCATAAAGGCCTCTGAGTCTATTTTATGGGAAGATAAGTAA
- the tex261 gene encoding protein TEX261 — translation MWFIYLLSWLSLVIQICFVTLAIAAGLYYLAELIEEYTVATSRIIKYMIMFSTAVLVGLYLFEGFPTLMIGIGLFTNLVYFGLLQTFPYIMLTSPNFILSCVLVVLNHYMAFQYFAEEYYPFSEVLAYFTMCLWVIPFSFFVSLSAGENVLPSTMQQGDDVVSNYFTKGKRGKRSGILLIFSVVKEAILPSRQKMY, via the exons ATGTGGTTTATATATTTACTCAGCTGGTTGTCGCTGGTGATACAGATATGTTTTGTTACCCTCGCTATTG CTGCGGGCCTTTATTATTTGGCAGAATTAATAGAGGAGTACACAGTGGCCACCAGCCGcattataaaatatatgattATG TTCTCCACAGCTGTGCTGGTTGGGCTCTACCTGTTTGAGGGCTTCCCCACACTCATGATTGGAATCGGTCTCTTCACTAACCTGGTGTACTTTGGTTTGCTGCAGACGTTTCCTTACATTATGCTCACCTCACCAAACTTTATCCTCTCATGTG TACTGGTTGTGTTAAACCACTATATGGCCTTCCAGTATTTTGCAGAGGAGTACTATCCTTTCTCTGAG GTTTTAGCATACTTCACAATGTGCCTGTGGGTGATCCCATTCTCTTTCTTCGTTTCTCTTTCTGCTGGGGAAAATGTCCTGCCATCTACTATGCAGCAGGGAG ATGATGTGGTGTCAAATTACTTCACAAAAGGGAAGCGGGGAAAACGCTCAGGCATCCTGCTCATATTCTCAGTTGTGAAGGAAGCCATTTTGCCGAGCCGACAGAAGATGTACTAA